The following proteins are encoded in a genomic region of Trichocoleus sp. FACHB-46:
- the moaD gene encoding molybdopterin converting factor subunit 1 produces MAEATVTVTVKLFAAYQEAYGLPELALELPTGATVAEVRDRLIQEHPELERWRDLTRFGVNLQFVEPNTPLQTGDEVVLIPPVSGG; encoded by the coding sequence ATGGCTGAAGCAACGGTGACTGTGACTGTAAAACTATTCGCGGCTTACCAGGAAGCCTACGGATTACCAGAACTGGCTTTAGAGCTGCCAACCGGGGCAACGGTGGCTGAGGTGCGCGATCGCCTGATCCAAGAGCATCCAGAACTAGAGCGCTGGCGTGACTTAACTCGCTTCGGTGTGAATTTGCAATTTGTCGAACCCAATACACCATTGCAAACGGGTGATGAAGTGGTGCTAATTCCGCCTGTCAGCGGTGGGTGA